From Lycium ferocissimum isolate CSIRO_LF1 chromosome 12, AGI_CSIRO_Lferr_CH_V1, whole genome shotgun sequence, one genomic window encodes:
- the LOC132039214 gene encoding uncharacterized protein LOC132039214 produces MQACTIFPGMLVAFFETGPFIRVVVAGLGSGLELHMMAVTGLALVASVNEGIYGFDAIRVGSGLMEGKRVCGWVLSGLFVLFSGFIRGTMEVEMAMDSWDFERVIESTVVVKLLWDNVVLIFLYALVVQWSFVVTTVFYFDLKKRDSVKSERDSEISLG; encoded by the coding sequence ATGCAAGCATGTACCATATTTCCCGGGATGCTCGTTGCTTTTTTCGAGACCGGCCCGTTTATTCGGGTCGTGGTTGCGGGTCTCGGGTCGGGTTTGGAGCTCCATATGATGGCGGTTACGGGTTTGGCTCTCGTGGCATCGGTTAATGAAGGGATATACGGGTTTGATGCTATccgggtcgggtcgggtttGATGGAGGGAAAACGGGTATGCGGGTGGGTTTTGTCCGggttgtttgttttgttttcggGTTTTATACGTGGCACGATGGAGGTGGAGATGGCGATGGACAGTTGGGATTTCGAGAGAGTTATTGAATCGACAGTTGTGGTTAAATTGTTGTGGGATAAtgtggttttgatttttttgtatGCTTTGGTGGTTCAATGGAGTTTTGTGGTTACCactgttttttattttgatcTTAAGAAAAGAGATTCCGTTAAAAGTGAAAGAGATAGTGAAATTAGTTTAGGttga
- the LOC132039213 gene encoding RING-H2 finger protein ATL56, which produces MAIFLSLFFLFLLFLGFAALVILHFLITSTAFRRRHRHRRRRSPPLVFPEEIPYCGGVSQHQSSIGDCAICLDGFKDGEYVRKLPDCGHVFHVKCVDSWLTRVLNCPVCRARVRVGSGDSVMSDEDWKRWWAVGVSG; this is translated from the coding sequence ATGGCTATtttcctttcccttttctttcttttccttctctttcttgGTTTCGCCGCTCTCGTTATTCTTCACTTCTTAATCACTTCCACAGCCTTTCGCCGCCGTCATCGTCACCGCCGTCGACGTTCTCCGCCGTTGGTTTTCCCGGAGGAGATTCCTTATTGTGGTGGTGTGTCCCAACATCAATCATCTATTGGGGATTGTGCGATTTGTTTGGATGGGTTTAAGGATGGTGAATATGTAAGGAAATTGCCTGATTGTGGACACGTGTTTCATGTGAAATGTGTTGATTCTTGGCTCACTAGGGTGCTTAATTGCCCCGTTTGTCGGGCACGGGTTCGGGTCGGgtcgggtgattcggttatgaGTGATGAAGATTGGAAGAGATGGTGGGCTGTTGGTGTTTCTGGCTAG